The Gadus macrocephalus chromosome 21, ASM3116895v1 genome has a segment encoding these proteins:
- the LOC132449645 gene encoding uncharacterized protein LOC132449645, translating into MGSCTPCKKRESKASMNKTSKLLSTSAKRIQKELADITLDPPPNCSAGPKGDNIYEWHSTILGPPGSVYEGGVFFLDIAFTPDYPFKPPKVTFRTSPTKAFLWLRCREDPHQGRHQKLEEEEEEQGRRSQQERGQGRRSQQEQGRRRRSQQEQGRRQRQEAEMSANSTLTIYGISQEDDAIYQCIAENSAGSTQASARLTVLWADGLPGAPTMVRAQAMRPLQCGYTGTVEATTLVLLVLLDCLLVSSSRPVRSSSGGPPMVCNFIKSDVEES; encoded by the exons ATGGGCTCCTGCACTCCTTGCAAGAAACGGGAAAGCAAAGCCAGCATGAACAAGACCTCCAAGTTACTGTCCACCAGTGCCAAAAGGATTCAGAAGGAATTGGCAGACATCACACTGGACCCTCCGCCAAATTGCAGCGCCGGGCCCAAGGGAGACAACATCTATGAGTGGCACTCCACCATCCTGGGACCCCCGGGCTCCGTGTACGAGGGAGGAGTCTTCTTCCTGGACATCGCTTTCACGCCAGACTACCCCTTCAAACCCCCAAAGGTGACGTTTCGCACAAGCCCTACAAAAGCGTTTCTCTGGCTACGATGTAGAGAGGACCCGCATCAAGGTCGCCATCAGAagcttgaggaggaggaggaggagcaggggaggaggagccagcaGGAGCGagggcaggggaggaggagccagcaggagcaggggaggaggaggaggagccagcaggagcaggggag AAGACAAAGACAGGAGGCAGAGATGTCAGCCAATTC cACGCTGACCATCTACGGCATCAGCCAGGAGGACGACGCCATCTACCAGTGCATCGCCGAGAACAGCGCCGGCTCCACGCAGGCCAGCGCACGCCTCACCGTGCTGTGGGCTGACGGGCTCCCCGGGGCCCCCACAATGGTGCGGGCCCAGGCGATGAG GCCACTTCAATGTGGCTACACAGGCACCGTGGAGGCCACCACTCTGGTGCTGTTGGTCCTGCTGGACTGTCTCCTTGTGTCGTCCAGCAGACCGGTCCGTAGCTCTTCAGGTGGGCCTCCCATGGTCTGTAACTTCATAAAGTCTGATGTAGAGGAGTCGTGA
- the LOC132449938 gene encoding uncharacterized protein LOC132449938 isoform X1: MRGMISGLLESVWELTDTTGLRMVSHDSMRHVWEVQQKHLECLQDPAGVALYTKVGTLQKGGKELDVLRCGRGSSSLESFHRHQCAFIPGWRCNAVHTQMYMLEGVSRWNVGRAKEAVDVEGASTLRSFDVRLMSHLSNLSQRVLGSTLVPEFTPPGKPTSERIAVEYLLAQTNRGDLLAPNQVPEVPSQVLEEEDEPDDTISMTDILCQSAAIGAGDPPGAVVGDAEPGPLVTQVQVLEAEEEPDDTISMTDHTSDPPGAVEGDDEPGPLVTQTSQCDSRGVVGWDAVDNLAGYLVGLNRTITALQLKEEADIVQLYTALHDMDKKHSSYTQKARKKGQASGGPWRAPRRPSGSAPGQQAAERLYMTHGQAAQDPEHHRVSECVCLRLAKVFEQSRNRPKDTRGKTLPIPQSIVSIYSHIRQLLEDSRVIVVQTALALVPVNNTTVSAWLLRRDKRKDRNMLLQGNVLPQQLYLAKEPLP, translated from the exons ATGCGGGGCATGATCTCAGGGCTGCTGGAATCAGTGTGGGAGCTGACGGACACCACAGGGCTGCGTATGGTGAGCCATGACAGCATGCGCCATGTCTGGGAAGTGCAGCAGAAGCACCTGGAGTGCCTCCAAGACCCTGCAGGTGTGGCACTGTACACGAAGGTGGGGACACTCCAGAAGGGCGGCAAAGAGCTGGACGTCCTAAGGTGTGGTAGGGGGTCCTCCTCCCTGGAGAGTTTTCACAGACACCAGTGCGCTTTTATTCCAG GCTGGCGGTGCAATGCTGTTCATACACAGATGTACATGCTGGAGGGAGTATCGAGGTGGAACGTGGGCCGGGCCAAGGAGGCAGTAGATGTGGAGGGGGCCTCAACCCTCAGAAGCTTCGATGTCCGCTTGATGTCCCACCTCAGCAACTTAAGCCAGCGCGTTCTTGGTTCCACTCTGGTGCCAGAGTTCACTCCACCCGGGAAACCTACTA GCGAGCGCATAGCAGTGGAGTATTTATTGGCCCAGACCAACAGAGGTGACCTGCTGGCTCCAAATCAGGTCCCTGAGGTCCCCTCGCAGGTacttgaggaggaggatgagccgGATGACACCATCAGCATGACTGACATTCTGTGCCAGTCAGCTGCGATAGGGGCTGGTGATCCTCCAGGTGCTGTGGTGGGTGACGCTGAACCCGGACCCCTCGTCACACAGG TGCAGGTGcttgaggcggaggaggagccagatgacACCATCAGCATGACTGATCACACAAGTGATCCTCCAGGTGCTGTGGAGGGTGACGATGAACCCGGACCCCTCGTCACACAG ACCAGCCAATGTGACTCAAGGGGCGTTGTGGGATGGGATGCGGTTGATAACCTGGCAGGCTACCTAGTTGGCTTGAATCGCACCATCACTGCCTTGCAATTGAAGGAGGAAGCGGACATAGTCCAGCTATATACAGCTCTCCATGACATGGACAAGAAGCATTCAAG CTACACCCAGAAGGCTAGAAAGAAAGGACAGGCATCAGGAGGACCATGGAGAGCACCGAGGAGGCCGAGTGGCTCTGCTCCTGGACAGCAGGCGGCAGAG AGACTATACATGACTCACGGCCAAGCAGCCCAGGATCCAGAACACCACAGGgtcagtgagtgtgtctgcCTCAGACTGGCCAAGGTGTTCGAGCAGTCCCGCAACAGGCCCAAGGACACGAGGGGGAAAACCCTGCCCATCCCTCAGTCAATTGTGAGCATTTACAGCCACATTAGACAGCTGCTGGAGGACAGCAGAGTTATCGTGGTCCAGACGGCGCTGGCTCTGGTGCCGGTGAACAACACCACGGTCTCTGCATG GCTGCTTAGGAGGGACAAGAGGAAGGACAGGAACATGCTGCTGCAGGGCAATGTTCTCCCTCAACAGCTATACCTGGCCAAGGAGCCTCTCCCTTGA
- the LOC132449938 gene encoding uncharacterized protein LOC132449938 isoform X2 — translation MRGMISGLLESVWELTDTTGLRMVSHDSMRHVWEVQQKHLECLQDPAGVALYTKVGTLQKGGKELDVLRCGRGSSSLESFHRHQCAFIPGWRCNAVHTQMYMLEGVSRWNVGRAKEAVDVEGASTLRSFDVRLMSHLSNLSQRVLGSTLVPEFTPPGKPTSERIAVEYLLAQTNRGDLLAPNQVPEVPSQVLEEEDEPDDTISMTDILCQSAAIGAGDPPGAVVGDAEPGPLVTQVLEAEEEPDDTISMTDHTSDPPGAVEGDDEPGPLVTQTSQCDSRGVVGWDAVDNLAGYLVGLNRTITALQLKEEADIVQLYTALHDMDKKHSSYTQKARKKGQASGGPWRAPRRPSGSAPGQQAAERLYMTHGQAAQDPEHHRVSECVCLRLAKVFEQSRNRPKDTRGKTLPIPQSIVSIYSHIRQLLEDSRVIVVQTALALVPVNNTTVSAWLLRRDKRKDRNMLLQGNVLPQQLYLAKEPLP, via the exons ATGCGGGGCATGATCTCAGGGCTGCTGGAATCAGTGTGGGAGCTGACGGACACCACAGGGCTGCGTATGGTGAGCCATGACAGCATGCGCCATGTCTGGGAAGTGCAGCAGAAGCACCTGGAGTGCCTCCAAGACCCTGCAGGTGTGGCACTGTACACGAAGGTGGGGACACTCCAGAAGGGCGGCAAAGAGCTGGACGTCCTAAGGTGTGGTAGGGGGTCCTCCTCCCTGGAGAGTTTTCACAGACACCAGTGCGCTTTTATTCCAG GCTGGCGGTGCAATGCTGTTCATACACAGATGTACATGCTGGAGGGAGTATCGAGGTGGAACGTGGGCCGGGCCAAGGAGGCAGTAGATGTGGAGGGGGCCTCAACCCTCAGAAGCTTCGATGTCCGCTTGATGTCCCACCTCAGCAACTTAAGCCAGCGCGTTCTTGGTTCCACTCTGGTGCCAGAGTTCACTCCACCCGGGAAACCTACTA GCGAGCGCATAGCAGTGGAGTATTTATTGGCCCAGACCAACAGAGGTGACCTGCTGGCTCCAAATCAGGTCCCTGAGGTCCCCTCGCAGGTacttgaggaggaggatgagccgGATGACACCATCAGCATGACTGACATTCTGTGCCAGTCAGCTGCGATAGGGGCTGGTGATCCTCCAGGTGCTGTGGTGGGTGACGCTGAACCCGGACCCCTCGTCACACAG GTGcttgaggcggaggaggagccagatgacACCATCAGCATGACTGATCACACAAGTGATCCTCCAGGTGCTGTGGAGGGTGACGATGAACCCGGACCCCTCGTCACACAG ACCAGCCAATGTGACTCAAGGGGCGTTGTGGGATGGGATGCGGTTGATAACCTGGCAGGCTACCTAGTTGGCTTGAATCGCACCATCACTGCCTTGCAATTGAAGGAGGAAGCGGACATAGTCCAGCTATATACAGCTCTCCATGACATGGACAAGAAGCATTCAAG CTACACCCAGAAGGCTAGAAAGAAAGGACAGGCATCAGGAGGACCATGGAGAGCACCGAGGAGGCCGAGTGGCTCTGCTCCTGGACAGCAGGCGGCAGAG AGACTATACATGACTCACGGCCAAGCAGCCCAGGATCCAGAACACCACAGGgtcagtgagtgtgtctgcCTCAGACTGGCCAAGGTGTTCGAGCAGTCCCGCAACAGGCCCAAGGACACGAGGGGGAAAACCCTGCCCATCCCTCAGTCAATTGTGAGCATTTACAGCCACATTAGACAGCTGCTGGAGGACAGCAGAGTTATCGTGGTCCAGACGGCGCTGGCTCTGGTGCCGGTGAACAACACCACGGTCTCTGCATG GCTGCTTAGGAGGGACAAGAGGAAGGACAGGAACATGCTGCTGCAGGGCAATGTTCTCCCTCAACAGCTATACCTGGCCAAGGAGCCTCTCCCTTGA
- the LOC132449938 gene encoding uncharacterized protein LOC132449938 isoform X3: protein MRGMISGLLESVWELTDTTGLRMVSHDSMRHVWEVQQKHLECLQDPAGVALYTKVGTLQKGGKELDVLRCGRGSSSLESFHRHQCAFIPGWRCNAVHTQMYMLEGVSRWNVGRAKEAVDVEGASTLRSFDVRLMSHLSNLSQRVLGSTLVPEFTPPGKPTSERIAVEYLLAQTNRGDLLAPNQVPEVPSQVLEEEDEPDDTISMTDILCQSAAIGAGDPPGAVVGDAEPGPLVTQTSQCDSRGVVGWDAVDNLAGYLVGLNRTITALQLKEEADIVQLYTALHDMDKKHSSYTQKARKKGQASGGPWRAPRRPSGSAPGQQAAERLYMTHGQAAQDPEHHRVSECVCLRLAKVFEQSRNRPKDTRGKTLPIPQSIVSIYSHIRQLLEDSRVIVVQTALALVPVNNTTVSAWLLRRDKRKDRNMLLQGNVLPQQLYLAKEPLP, encoded by the exons ATGCGGGGCATGATCTCAGGGCTGCTGGAATCAGTGTGGGAGCTGACGGACACCACAGGGCTGCGTATGGTGAGCCATGACAGCATGCGCCATGTCTGGGAAGTGCAGCAGAAGCACCTGGAGTGCCTCCAAGACCCTGCAGGTGTGGCACTGTACACGAAGGTGGGGACACTCCAGAAGGGCGGCAAAGAGCTGGACGTCCTAAGGTGTGGTAGGGGGTCCTCCTCCCTGGAGAGTTTTCACAGACACCAGTGCGCTTTTATTCCAG GCTGGCGGTGCAATGCTGTTCATACACAGATGTACATGCTGGAGGGAGTATCGAGGTGGAACGTGGGCCGGGCCAAGGAGGCAGTAGATGTGGAGGGGGCCTCAACCCTCAGAAGCTTCGATGTCCGCTTGATGTCCCACCTCAGCAACTTAAGCCAGCGCGTTCTTGGTTCCACTCTGGTGCCAGAGTTCACTCCACCCGGGAAACCTACTA GCGAGCGCATAGCAGTGGAGTATTTATTGGCCCAGACCAACAGAGGTGACCTGCTGGCTCCAAATCAGGTCCCTGAGGTCCCCTCGCAGGTacttgaggaggaggatgagccgGATGACACCATCAGCATGACTGACATTCTGTGCCAGTCAGCTGCGATAGGGGCTGGTGATCCTCCAGGTGCTGTGGTGGGTGACGCTGAACCCGGACCCCTCGTCACACAG ACCAGCCAATGTGACTCAAGGGGCGTTGTGGGATGGGATGCGGTTGATAACCTGGCAGGCTACCTAGTTGGCTTGAATCGCACCATCACTGCCTTGCAATTGAAGGAGGAAGCGGACATAGTCCAGCTATATACAGCTCTCCATGACATGGACAAGAAGCATTCAAG CTACACCCAGAAGGCTAGAAAGAAAGGACAGGCATCAGGAGGACCATGGAGAGCACCGAGGAGGCCGAGTGGCTCTGCTCCTGGACAGCAGGCGGCAGAG AGACTATACATGACTCACGGCCAAGCAGCCCAGGATCCAGAACACCACAGGgtcagtgagtgtgtctgcCTCAGACTGGCCAAGGTGTTCGAGCAGTCCCGCAACAGGCCCAAGGACACGAGGGGGAAAACCCTGCCCATCCCTCAGTCAATTGTGAGCATTTACAGCCACATTAGACAGCTGCTGGAGGACAGCAGAGTTATCGTGGTCCAGACGGCGCTGGCTCTGGTGCCGGTGAACAACACCACGGTCTCTGCATG GCTGCTTAGGAGGGACAAGAGGAAGGACAGGAACATGCTGCTGCAGGGCAATGTTCTCCCTCAACAGCTATACCTGGCCAAGGAGCCTCTCCCTTGA